The DNA segment AAGACCTACAACAACAAGAAAATCACTTtcaagcaaaaatcatcaatcaaacaaccttagAGCTTAATACTTTCACATTCTTCTTACATACACTTGTAAGCTTTTTCTCTATTCTCTTTCTCAAGtgtattttattgtatttgaTCCTTATTTTGCAAACAACTTAATCTTGTAaagattatttctttgtttgcttatttgtatCTCTTTGATAGGGTTTGTAACTTAAGATTtagggtagaaatcttaaggagttgtaaggttaaaccttgtcctcaaaggttgaacaaattagtgaatttgggaaaatccttaatggtggaaagctaaggtagtggaataggcaattggggccgaaccactctaaattctttgtgttcattgttttatttttgtctttgctttcaccaaaatttttaaaggccAATTCTCTCCCCTCTTGGCATTTTCAGTTTATTCCATTGAGCTAACATTTTTCCTTTCGTTGTAGATTGCCAACTTGCAAAACGTATCGAGTAGATCCTGGAGAAGCTCACACTACCTCATTTTTGATATGGTAGTTTTTTAATCATTTCGAAGTTCAATTTCGTGGCATGTATATACTATTTTTTTGATATGTgatattaatgaaaaataaaaggtatATGAATCCTGATTTTGTGTGTTAAGGttaccaaagaaaagaaaaaaacataaacataaatggTTTAGCAGTCGTTTTTGTGAAAACACTTTTTGAAAAGTTCAAAGAGTTCTGTTGTTCATTGTTGCGGCTTGGAACTGACATCGTGAAAGAAATTAGATCCTAAAGGTATATATTCAACTCATTATCAACCAATTTGTTCATCGTACATGGATTCATGGTTGATAATCACTGGAATAATTTTTTCGCTACACACGGGGTGTACCAACGATCCAACAGTGGTATTAGAACAACTTGTATTATACAGATTCAAGATTAAATTGATTGGTTGATGCGATTATATGTGATACATGTTGTATAATTGATTTACTCGAtctgttttatgtatatatgataCATGTGATCTATTTAATAATCGTGTATAAATCATCTGTTAAACCTATGTGATTATATGTTCGTCTCAATCgttgattaaatgttaatcattgATTTTGATGTCTACtggattttatattttatttgttaagtgTTAACAGATTTGTCTTGGGGCAATGGGGTTTTcgtaattcaaatttaataattaacttGTTAGTAACATTCAAAAATTAGGAACAAAAGTTGTTCCAGTAAGAAGACTCATAgatcaaaagttttaaaatattctaattttgaaatttttctgttttgataaaaaatttacaatCGGTGATGTTTTTCCACAGAGATTTGAGTGCAGTTTCTTACATTTCTCCGAGGTCTAGGAAGTGGGATCCTCGAAGGGGGCTCCGTCCCTTCACACCCGGAAGGGGCTTTGCCCCTTTGACCCTTTTGCATAGGCAACATTAATTGTAGGGACAATTTTGTAATTCACATTAACGATTGATTGAATAAATACAAATTGTATGTTACTTGCTATGGTTGTtatgcacggtgtttgaaatgtACGATTATAGCCCGATAGcccatttaatttataatttacaatgATTGTAGTTGTCGCTTAGAGGAGATTTGTTTGAAAATTAGGGGGGTGAGAGATTTTATTTTAAGATACTATTGTTGAACATATTGCTCCTAATCTTAGACTTCTAAGTGAGTATTTACTACTTCATAGTGTTGATTTGAGTGGACCATTTTTCATGCTTCAAAATTTTGAAGGTTTTCAGGCATGTGATTATTatttccttttacttttattttattttatgagcgGTTATTTTTGTTACAAGGGTATTTTATTAATGTTTGAGTTTTTATGTTTCGACATGAGAAATAACAAGCGGTTAATCCGTATGCATTGGGTTTAATTGTTGGCAACTTTTTACTatgttattaattttatattttatatattttttgtaaggAGGATAAACTTAGGAAAGTTATATGTATTTCAGAAAAGGAAACTTACTCCCATTTCAAAAGGAAACTCGACGACATTTGAAGAGTCCAAACATGAGTATCAAGTATCAAGATAGACATTGTGATACTTctttcaaattcaaatatattgAGTAGCATTTTATCCTATTTACATAAGGTATGGCTTCGAACGTCTGACCTTGAAATCTATATATAAAAGATTCATTTCGTGGGAAGTATATTGGATCTAGAGCATATATATTCATTGCAAAGAACTATCTTTGAGTGCAATTAGTTTACACCTTTTGAGtgtatatttgtttatatacTATTGGTTAGGTGAATAGTGGGAGTGACTTTACTTTAAATGCACAAAAGTGAGACTGCAATAGTGATTGAGATGTTAGACTTAAATCATTACTTTATGCCGTGAAATTTTGAGTGAATTCATCTCTAGATAAAAGTCTATAAGTATAGTATCAAGTCCAAACTGTGCAAACAACTTAATTATGTTCTTTTTaggtattaaaataatataaaattaaaattaatttccataataatatatgttaaaagttctttataaaagaaaataattttgagtatTTCACATGTTATGGGCGACATTAcctaaaatatgaatattatcaaataattattaaaataataaaagaaaagcaaaaggTGGGTGTCGCACATATAACTTACGACACCTCAAACTTTCTAATTAATATTGATGATagtttgaatgttttttatttaggcgttttaattttaaattctgATTTAATTACAACGTCAATTTgcagttttaatttttttatttactcattgcttttaagaatttttaatttgGTGTACATCTTAAATggttctttttaattattaatacttTTGAATGTATATGGTGAAGATTTAATTTGTCGTATAATTATTTTAGTTGTGTCTATTTAAATGTCTCTTTCCGGATAGATTAATTGTACAATAATTggtaattaatttttcaaaacttcaTCTTCTATGCTTAAATTTCATATTAACATATAAATTCGACATTAACCGAAATTAAAATTATTGTATAATTGATCTTTattagacacaactaaaattattattcaaCAAATTGAATATTCACCATATATGTACAAaagcattaaattaaattaaaaatattagaaatataaggactaaataaaaaatattaaaattacgaattaaggttaaaattaaaataaattttaaaatgaagtacctaaataaaaaattttatctcAAACTACAGAATAGTAACTTCCATCCCCATCAACGTGAATTACAAAGTTTACAAAGATTTTAGGGTTTAGAATGTacgtcttttcttttcttttattctttcaataatcatTTGATAATGATTAGTTTGTATTTTGGGTAATATCACTTGTGACACTGAAAATTATTGTAACATAAGCATTATTTTGATAAAGAATTTGtcattttggaatttaatttaatttttatattattttaataaaaagccctttattaatttatttttatttgttacaaACCCTATTCTAACAAAGGAAAGCACAACCTATTGCTAGATATTTTTCCACCATTAATTCGTAGAAAAGGCAATTTGAGTGAAGCTTTCACCTAATGTTTTGCCGGTCCTCGATACTGAAGCAATAATCTTTGAACATACATGGAAATTAAAGAGTAAGAACTCATCCAAATTCAATGCCAATAGTTCAAACCACTAGTTTAGCTACAATCATGTCCAACAAGCAAGTGCTCTACaaatcaaagattgcccgagagaTTATTAGCCTCCATATATTATTTCGTTCGTCAAAAACTTATGCCAAACGTCAGTACAGGAATTACCCAGGTACTGGAACCTCGCTAGCTGAGAGGTAGCAGTAGAAACTCCAGGTACTGAATAAATGGCTTTAGAATTCTCCACTATGTATGATCCTTCTGCAGTGAATGTCTGCTCAAATATGCTTTGAAGTCCTCCATATGCTTTGAATGAACAATTAGTTTGGCTTTCGTCAATTTTCATTGCAGGGTTTGAGCTTGATAAAGGCAGCTGGATTGCACCAGAGGTTTCTACATTTGATTCTTTTATAGCGATGGCAGGTGGGAGAGCAATTTCGGGTGAGCTTTCCTGTTCGGTTTCAACATTGGGTATCTGGAAAGGTCCACTTTTCGGCACTAAGTTGTGTCTCAAACGCTTGCTTAAGCGTGTATGCCAATAATTTTTAATCTCATTATCAGTTCTTCCAGGCAACCTTGATGCAATCACTGACCATCTGCATAATTTGATCgaataatattaaatttgatgTTATGCTCCAAAAGCATATCAGTTGCATAGCCATCATCAACATTCACAGGGATTATTTTGTTGAGTATTAACAGCCTTCAGCGCTTACCGATTTCCAAGCCTTTCATGCAAATCAAGTATGGTTTCCTCTTCTTCCCTTGTGAAATTTCCACGCTTAATTCCAGGCCTTAGATAATTCATCCAACGGAGTCTGCAACTCTTCCCGGACCTTTGCAATCCTACAAGAACAAATATAAAAGACTCAATAAAAGTGTAACTCAGAAGCCAAAAACCTCGAGTATTTCTCGATGATATTGGTTATTGTGGACCTGCTGCTTTGGCCATTGCTGTCCAATTCCAGATACCATATCTAGTAACATAAGCTATTAATTTGTGGTCTTCTTCGGAACTCCATGGACCTTTCCTCAGAGTTGTCTTTTCGTCAGACTTTGCCATCTCTGCAAAAAGTAAATGAAGCAGACTTTTAAGTTTTATGCAAAAAGCAAAACGTTTTATACAAAAGATTTTATGCCAGTTTATGTTATGATTCTATGGAAAAACGTGTTTGAATGTCCCCAATTTTTCCAATAATATGACAATTAACATGGCAAACTTTTATTTCAAAAAGGATACCTCGTGGAACATCCATTAGTAGAGTATGTTTTTACAGTGGTTATATACATAGGTTGACACATATTAGTTGACTACGTTCGTTGTCAAGAAAATGGTTAAAAGAAGAGCTCTTATGTAAGGCAGCTGATGTGTTGTGGCTTAGGTCATCACTGGGCAGCGTTTCCCacatgaaatatgaatgaaaataaagcagatagtacaaaattagtcaaTGGTTAACCACTACCGTAAGAAAAATCAAGACATGATAAAGCGTGGACCACGTTTCAACTTTGATCTATTTTTTAAGGTTTTTCAAAACGAAAAGGAATGGCAAAAATCAACATTCAGTCAAAAGACACAGCTTTGATTAGGGCAATAATATTGAAAAGACAGCCAggtataaacaaatttaaaataaatagatgaaTAAAACTATGGGCATTTGAGTTACATTTTT comes from the Gossypium hirsutum isolate 1008001.06 chromosome A06, Gossypium_hirsutum_v2.1, whole genome shotgun sequence genome and includes:
- the LOC107963480 gene encoding transcription factor MYB4, producing MAKSDEKTTLRKGPWSSEEDHKLIAYVTRYGIWNWTAMAKAAGLQRSGKSCRLRWMNYLRPGIKRGNFTREEEETILDLHERLGNRWSVIASRLPGRTDNEIKNYWHTRLSKRLRHNLVPKSGPFQIPNVETEQESSPEIALPPAIAIKESNVETSGAIQLPLSSSNPAMKIDESQTNCSFKAYGGLQSIFEQTFTAEGSYIVENSKAIYSVPGVSTATSQLARFQYLGNSCTDVWHKFLTNEIIYGG